One segment of Gordonia terrae DNA contains the following:
- a CDS encoding winged helix-turn-helix transcriptional regulator: protein MTSYGQFCPVAKAMELLDERWTILIVRELLLGSRHFNELRRGVPKMSPALLTKRLRSLERAGVINRSEVGGRSVYTLTAMGEELTTVVEALSAWGIRWIGELGDADLDPHLLMWDMHRTVPIDRWPRRRTMVQFVFRDVIGKASIWWLVVAGGEAQVCDFDPGYELDATVVTDLRTLTEIWRGDIDWRLALTSDRVEIHGPAEVARDVPSWIGQSLTSAIPRPA, encoded by the coding sequence ATGACATCGTATGGACAGTTCTGTCCGGTGGCCAAGGCGATGGAGTTGCTCGACGAGCGGTGGACAATTCTCATCGTTCGCGAACTCCTCCTGGGCAGTAGACATTTCAACGAGCTACGACGCGGCGTGCCGAAGATGTCGCCGGCACTGCTCACCAAACGGCTGCGAAGTCTCGAGCGCGCGGGGGTGATCAACCGCTCGGAGGTCGGCGGACGTTCGGTGTACACGCTGACGGCCATGGGCGAGGAGCTCACGACGGTCGTGGAGGCGTTGAGCGCGTGGGGTATCCGCTGGATCGGCGAACTCGGCGACGCCGACCTCGACCCCCATCTGCTCATGTGGGACATGCACCGCACCGTCCCCATCGACCGATGGCCGCGCCGACGCACCATGGTGCAGTTCGTCTTTCGAGACGTCATCGGCAAGGCGAGTATTTGGTGGCTGGTCGTCGCCGGCGGTGAGGCGCAGGTGTGCGACTTCGACCCCGGCTACGAACTCGACGCCACCGTGGTGACCGATTTGCGTACTCTCACCGAGATCTGGCGTGGCGATATCGACTGGCGTCTCGCGCTCACGAGCGATCGGGTCGAGATCCACGGTCCCGCGGAGGTGGCTCGGGACGTGCCGTCGTGGATCGGTCAGAGCCTCACCTCGGCGATTCCGCGACCGGCCTGA
- a CDS encoding ABC transporter permease subunit encodes MRAALIAEYRKFTSTRMWWVLLVAMVVYLGFIGAALAFSMTTENAMQQPTTLVGADLARSIYALTSPIGYVFALVIGSLAVTGEFRHKTITASLLVEPRRGVLLVAKLIAGIPMGLLYGVLGTLAVVATAAPILATVGDGAFLGDSSTLEVIGLSMLVMVLWTAMGVAFGAVVSNQVAAIVILLAFTQLVEPIARIALATFDVTSSVSKFLPGSAADALVGSSFFATMGGGSDDLLPQWAGALVMLAYIAAFAVIGRYTTFRRDIA; translated from the coding sequence ATGAGGGCCGCGCTGATCGCCGAGTACCGCAAGTTCACCTCCACCAGGATGTGGTGGGTACTGCTCGTCGCGATGGTCGTATACCTCGGCTTCATCGGTGCGGCGCTGGCCTTCTCGATGACCACCGAGAATGCGATGCAGCAACCGACGACCCTCGTCGGCGCCGACCTGGCCCGCTCGATCTACGCGCTCACCAGCCCGATCGGGTATGTGTTCGCCCTCGTGATCGGCAGCCTCGCTGTCACCGGGGAGTTCCGGCACAAGACCATCACCGCGAGTCTGCTCGTCGAGCCCCGACGCGGAGTCCTGTTGGTGGCGAAGCTGATCGCAGGTATCCCGATGGGCCTGCTCTACGGCGTCCTGGGCACGCTGGCGGTCGTCGCGACGGCGGCACCGATCCTCGCCACCGTCGGGGACGGCGCGTTCCTCGGTGACAGCTCCACCCTCGAGGTGATCGGTCTCTCGATGCTGGTGATGGTGCTGTGGACGGCGATGGGCGTGGCGTTCGGCGCGGTGGTGTCCAACCAGGTCGCTGCGATCGTGATCTTGCTGGCCTTCACCCAGCTCGTCGAACCCATCGCGCGCATCGCACTCGCGACGTTCGACGTCACGTCCTCGGTGTCGAAGTTCCTGCCCGGGTCGGCCGCCGACGCCCTTGTCGGATCGAGCTTCTTCGCGACGATGGGCGGCGGGAGCGACGACCTGCTCCCGCAGTGGGCCGGCGCGCTCGTGATGCTCGCCTACATCGCCGCGTTCGCGGTCATCGGTCGGTACACGACGTTCCGTCGCGACATCGCCTGA
- a CDS encoding ABC transporter ATP-binding protein: MESPAITIDGLTKRFGSLTAVDDLSFTVAPGRVTGFLGPNGSGKTTTLRMLLGLVEPTTGRALIGDRPFRQIPQPAQHVGAALEASSFHPGRTGLGHLKALAPQVGVPTSRCREVLDFVGLAQAADRRVGGYSMGMRQRLGLATALLGDPQIILLDEPANGLDPQGIVWLRGLLRSLAHEGRTVLVSSHVLAEVRSTVDDVVVIGNGKLVRASTLADFEALAEHAVVVRTPSRASFVALAGERGWQVEDTHDGFRIPGVSAATVGTAAFAAGIELHQLADVGADLEAVFLNLTRSSDAPTSHFPSGPPGPPAAGPTSPEAVR, from the coding sequence ATGGAGTCACCCGCGATCACGATCGACGGTCTCACCAAGCGGTTCGGCAGCCTGACCGCGGTCGACGACCTCTCGTTCACCGTTGCGCCCGGTCGCGTCACCGGGTTTCTCGGACCGAACGGTTCGGGCAAGACCACGACCCTGCGGATGCTCCTGGGCCTGGTCGAACCGACCACCGGCCGGGCGCTGATCGGCGACCGTCCGTTCCGGCAGATCCCGCAACCCGCCCAGCACGTCGGCGCGGCACTGGAGGCGTCGAGCTTCCACCCCGGGCGCACCGGACTCGGGCACCTCAAAGCGCTCGCTCCACAGGTTGGCGTCCCCACGTCACGATGCCGGGAAGTGCTCGACTTCGTCGGACTCGCCCAGGCCGCGGACCGCCGCGTCGGCGGTTACTCGATGGGCATGCGGCAGCGCCTCGGCCTGGCCACCGCGTTGCTCGGCGACCCGCAGATCATCCTGCTCGACGAGCCGGCGAACGGACTCGATCCGCAGGGGATCGTGTGGCTGCGCGGACTGCTCCGTTCACTGGCCCACGAGGGACGGACGGTTCTCGTCTCCAGCCACGTGCTCGCCGAGGTGCGGAGCACCGTCGACGACGTCGTGGTGATCGGCAACGGCAAGCTGGTCCGGGCGTCGACGCTCGCCGACTTCGAGGCGCTGGCCGAGCACGCGGTCGTCGTGCGGACCCCGTCGCGGGCGTCGTTCGTCGCGCTCGCGGGTGAGCGCGGCTGGCAGGTCGAGGACACCCACGACGGTTTCCGGATTCCCGGCGTGAGCGCTGCCACGGTCGGTACGGCGGCCTTCGCCGCGGGCATCGAACTCCACCAGCTCGCCGACGTCGGCGCCGACCTCGAGGCGGTCTTCCTGAACCTCACGAGGTCGTCGGACGCACCGACGAGTCATTTCCCGAGCGGTCCACCCGGTCCCCCGGCCGCTGGCCCGACGTCGCCGGAGGCTGTCCGATGA
- a CDS encoding magnesium transporter CorA family protein, with protein MTVPSDVSEPRGVERIRGQIWRNGDPVDGFDLGEISHCLEDPEKLIWADLECPTHETLSRLADELELDPFAIEDTVAAAERVKTVTYTGHTFVMVYAVSLHNGDAQSEDRDDDDDGSAATDFRASANGRARMFDLHRISVFVKRNALITVRPTPALDIDEVMRRWSDSGAMQYGIGALVHGLLDVVVDGHFDAVQRLDDEIEDLEALLFDERIPGRELQRRTYDLRKDLVVLRRVVLPMREVIAGIQRRRFDNHAPPELDPHFSDLYDHALRASEWTESLRDMITTVFETNLTLADARLNTVMKKLTAWAAIIAVPTAITGFYGQNVPFPGFERLLGFITSTTLIVVVVVGLYLSFRKRDWL; from the coding sequence ATGACAGTGCCCTCGGATGTGTCGGAACCTCGCGGCGTCGAACGCATCCGCGGTCAGATCTGGCGGAACGGTGATCCGGTGGACGGCTTCGACCTCGGCGAGATCTCCCACTGCCTGGAGGATCCCGAGAAACTGATCTGGGCGGATCTGGAATGTCCCACCCACGAGACGCTGTCCCGGCTCGCCGACGAACTCGAACTCGACCCGTTCGCGATCGAGGACACCGTCGCGGCGGCCGAGCGGGTCAAGACCGTCACGTACACCGGGCACACCTTCGTGATGGTCTACGCGGTGTCGCTGCACAACGGAGACGCACAGTCCGAGGACCGGGACGATGACGATGACGGCTCCGCGGCGACCGATTTCCGCGCCTCTGCGAACGGACGGGCGCGAATGTTCGACCTGCACCGCATTTCCGTCTTCGTCAAACGCAACGCACTGATCACCGTGCGACCGACCCCGGCGCTCGACATCGACGAGGTCATGCGGCGGTGGTCGGACAGCGGGGCCATGCAATACGGGATCGGCGCGCTCGTGCACGGCTTGCTCGACGTCGTCGTCGACGGACATTTCGACGCCGTGCAGCGCCTCGACGACGAGATCGAAGATCTCGAGGCGTTGCTCTTCGACGAGCGCATCCCGGGGCGCGAGCTGCAACGCAGAACCTACGACCTGCGCAAGGACCTCGTCGTCCTACGGCGGGTGGTCCTGCCGATGCGCGAGGTGATCGCCGGCATCCAGCGACGACGGTTCGACAACCACGCGCCGCCCGAACTCGATCCGCATTTCTCCGATCTCTACGACCACGCGCTGCGCGCATCGGAGTGGACGGAGTCGTTGCGCGACATGATCACCACCGTTTTCGAGACCAACCTGACCCTCGCCGACGCGCGCCTCAACACGGTCATGAAGAAGCTGACCGCGTGGGCCGCGATCATCGCCGTGCCGACCGCCATCACCGGCTTCTACGGACAGAATGTGCCGTTCCCCGGTTTCGAGCGACTACTCGGCTTCATCACCAGCACGACGCTCATCGTCGTGGTGGTCGTCGGCCTCTACCTCTCGTTCCGTAAACGCGACTGGCTGTGA
- a CDS encoding acyl-CoA thioesterase: MPSSPAVHPQPPQPDDAPSTERLGRHDFAYVADVGVRWSDMDAFGHINHARMVTLMEEARIAWLLSAGEDHAPLITSAMIVHVDIRYQAQLRHDDSPLRIGMWIRGFRSVDFTIGYEIRSAGAEADSRPACVASTQMAVVDIEKHTLRRLTPAEKDYLSAWSRGLVAGG; the protein is encoded by the coding sequence ATGCCCAGTTCACCTGCTGTTCACCCCCAGCCTCCCCAGCCAGACGACGCACCGTCGACCGAGAGGCTCGGGCGACACGACTTCGCGTACGTCGCCGACGTCGGGGTGCGATGGTCGGACATGGACGCGTTCGGTCACATCAACCACGCGCGGATGGTCACGCTCATGGAGGAGGCGCGCATCGCGTGGCTGTTGAGCGCCGGCGAGGACCACGCCCCGCTGATCACCAGCGCGATGATCGTGCACGTCGACATCCGATACCAGGCACAGCTGCGCCACGACGACTCGCCACTGCGAATCGGGATGTGGATCAGGGGCTTTCGTTCAGTGGACTTCACCATCGGCTACGAGATCCGCAGTGCCGGCGCCGAAGCCGACAGTCGTCCGGCATGTGTGGCGAGTACGCAGATGGCCGTCGTCGACATCGAGAAGCACACCCTGCGAAGGCTCACCCCCGCCGAGAAGGACTACCTCAGCGCGTGGTCACGAGGGCTCGTAGCGGGCGGGTAG
- a CDS encoding alpha/beta hydrolase — protein MSRRLIAGLVCLMAGILLTPAIADAAPKQVARIAKSEKLSALRTDIWVFSPAMNERIKLSVLTPVGGSAPRSTVYMLDGAGAEGAVSDWITKGRAGRFFADKNVNVVLPTGGKGTFYTDWQKKDAALGKPMWETFLTKELPPLIDERFDGNGRNAVIGLSMGGQAAFSLAIRHPEMYTGVASLSGCPPVSGPVNEAYVRGTVGRDGGDATNMWGPFGSAGWRAHDPSLHLDRLRGKNIFISAGSGAVGPLDLQRQIDPEEGPREVVTASSSALELGAYRCSLEFAITLRAAGVRYTDGFRLIGTHTWAYWERDLEVLWPTIGRGL, from the coding sequence ATGTCGAGGCGATTGATCGCAGGTCTGGTGTGCCTGATGGCGGGGATTCTGTTGACCCCCGCCATTGCCGACGCGGCTCCCAAACAGGTGGCGCGGATCGCCAAGTCCGAGAAACTGAGCGCTCTGCGCACCGACATCTGGGTGTTCTCGCCGGCGATGAACGAGCGGATCAAGCTCTCGGTGCTCACGCCGGTCGGCGGTTCGGCGCCGCGCTCGACGGTCTACATGCTCGACGGCGCGGGCGCCGAGGGCGCGGTCAGCGACTGGATCACCAAGGGTCGGGCCGGACGCTTCTTCGCGGACAAGAACGTGAACGTCGTGCTGCCCACGGGCGGCAAGGGCACCTTCTACACCGACTGGCAGAAGAAGGACGCGGCGCTCGGGAAGCCGATGTGGGAGACCTTCCTGACCAAGGAGCTGCCCCCGCTCATCGACGAACGGTTCGACGGGAACGGCCGCAACGCCGTCATCGGGCTGTCGATGGGCGGACAGGCCGCATTCTCGCTGGCCATCCGTCATCCCGAGATGTACACCGGGGTGGCCTCGCTCAGCGGTTGTCCGCCGGTGTCCGGGCCGGTCAACGAGGCGTATGTCCGGGGCACCGTCGGCCGCGACGGTGGCGACGCCACCAACATGTGGGGCCCGTTCGGTTCCGCGGGCTGGCGCGCGCACGATCCGAGCCTGCATCTGGACCGCCTGCGGGGGAAGAACATCTTCATCTCCGCCGGGTCGGGTGCCGTCGGTCCCCTCGACCTCCAGCGACAGATCGATCCGGAAGAGGGGCCGCGCGAGGTCGTGACCGCGTCGTCGTCGGCGCTCGAACTGGGTGCATACCGCTGCTCGCTGGAATTCGCCATCACGCTGCGCGCGGCGGGGGTGCGCTATACGGACGGGTTCCGGCTCATCGGAACCCACACGTGGGCGTACTGGGAGCGCGATCTCGAGGTCCTCTGGCCGACGATCGGCCGCGGGCTGTAG
- the hisC gene encoding histidinol-phosphate transaminase translates to MSLRIRPDLDDLPVYVPGKTFPGAVKLASNEVTEGPLPSVVDAIGAAAAGVNRYPDNGMVELTAALAKGLGVTEDEVQVGCGSVILCQNLILITSGPGDEVVFGWRSFETYPLATRVAGATPVQVPLTGDLTYDLRAMADAVTDRTRLIFVCNPNNPTGTVVEAADLREFLNNVPSDIVVALDEAYFEYLRLPSNQAYDALELRREFPNLVVLRTFSKAYGLAGLRVGYAIGDPEVITALGKVHIPFSVSSVAQAAALASLDAGEQLLARTDAVVAERARVTARLRDAGYRVPDSQANFVWLELGAASMEFARACVDAGVVVRPFDGDGVRVTVTNATEDDVFLRFAENWEGPRA, encoded by the coding sequence GTGAGCTTGCGAATCCGCCCCGACCTGGACGACCTTCCCGTGTACGTGCCGGGCAAGACGTTTCCGGGAGCGGTGAAACTCGCGAGCAACGAGGTCACCGAAGGTCCGCTGCCGAGCGTCGTCGACGCCATCGGCGCCGCGGCCGCAGGCGTGAACCGCTACCCCGACAACGGGATGGTCGAGCTGACCGCGGCGCTGGCCAAGGGGCTCGGTGTCACCGAAGACGAGGTCCAGGTCGGCTGCGGATCGGTCATCCTCTGCCAGAACCTGATCCTCATCACGAGCGGACCGGGCGACGAGGTGGTCTTCGGGTGGCGGTCGTTCGAGACCTATCCCCTCGCGACCCGCGTCGCGGGCGCGACACCGGTGCAGGTCCCGCTCACCGGAGACCTGACGTACGACCTGCGCGCGATGGCCGACGCGGTCACCGACCGCACGCGGCTCATCTTCGTGTGCAACCCGAACAACCCGACCGGCACCGTCGTCGAGGCAGCCGATCTCCGTGAGTTCCTGAACAACGTGCCGTCGGACATCGTCGTCGCCCTCGACGAGGCGTACTTCGAGTACCTGCGCCTGCCGTCGAATCAGGCGTACGACGCACTCGAGCTCCGCCGTGAGTTCCCCAACCTGGTGGTGCTGCGGACCTTCTCGAAGGCGTACGGACTGGCCGGGTTGCGGGTGGGGTACGCGATCGGCGACCCGGAGGTCATCACAGCCCTCGGAAAGGTCCACATCCCGTTCTCGGTCAGCAGCGTGGCGCAAGCCGCAGCGCTCGCCAGCCTGGATGCCGGCGAGCAGCTGCTGGCCCGCACGGACGCGGTCGTCGCCGAACGCGCCCGCGTCACCGCTCGACTGCGCGACGCCGGATACCGGGTGCCGGACTCACAGGCCAACTTCGTGTGGCTCGAGCTGGGGGCGGCGTCGATGGAATTCGCACGCGCCTGCGTCGACGCCGGTGTGGTGGTCCGCCCGTTCGACGGTGACGGCGTCCGGGTGACCGTCACCAACGCCACCGAGGACGACGTGTTCCTACGGTTCGCCGAGAACTGGGAGGGCCCGCGGGCCTGA
- the helR gene encoding RNA polymerase recycling motor ATPase HelR, whose translation MTSAPDAPSDATSTTTAVFDLPHRLSPKNDPALIADDARHFTSITTNLCRTLADADERLQGLRREAGGKGRRAVDRDMEIHQLGARIRSLRRFGLDLCLGRLVRDDGEILYIGRLGLTDPTGDTLLVDWRTPLAAPFFAATRRDPMGLRSRRRYRWTHGRITDYWDEVFVDDPAVLASHAALDDQSAFLADLGASRSPRMRDVLGTIATDQDAIIRAGSHGALVVDGGPGTGKTVVALHRAAYLVYADPRLAGNRGGLLVVGPHRPYLSYVADVLPSLGEESVQTCTLADLVAEGDSATTEADAAVARLKSSARMVEAVEPAVKFYEQPPTAPFVVETPWAETTLTPTDWAEAFDVPERGTAHNDARDEVWEELMSIIASRHDDDVPHHALRRALSANDELVTAFSRAWPVLDAAEIVGDLWSVPAFLRMCAPWLSPYEVRALQRSNPDAWTEADLPILDRAHRRIGDPAASARRRRQRSDREAEREKIDQVVDDLIAAEVHDDGEGLMAMLRHENLRHNLGDDLDGETTGPLAGPFAHIVVDEAQELTDAQWQMLIDRCPSKSFTVVGDRAQARRGFGESWAERLERVGLSDVTAAGLTINYRTPEEIMDAAAPVIRAVLPDANVPTSVRRADIPVTYGDRADLDAVVGEWTSTHRDGIACVIGEPGFAGTDRVRSLTPTLAKGLEFDLVVLVDPDSFGAGIEGAVDRYVSMTRATQQLVILRG comes from the coding sequence GTGACCTCAGCCCCCGACGCCCCCTCCGACGCGACTTCGACGACCACCGCGGTGTTCGACCTCCCTCACCGCCTCTCCCCGAAGAACGATCCCGCCCTCATCGCCGACGACGCTCGACACTTCACGTCGATCACCACGAATCTGTGCCGCACGCTGGCCGACGCCGACGAACGCTTGCAGGGACTGCGGCGCGAAGCCGGCGGCAAGGGCCGCCGGGCGGTCGACCGCGACATGGAGATCCACCAGCTCGGGGCGCGCATTCGATCTCTGCGCCGATTCGGCCTCGACCTCTGCCTGGGCCGTCTGGTCCGCGACGACGGGGAGATCCTGTACATCGGCCGGCTCGGTCTGACCGATCCCACCGGCGACACCCTGCTCGTCGACTGGCGCACGCCGCTGGCCGCGCCGTTCTTCGCCGCCACCCGGCGTGACCCGATGGGGCTGCGGAGCAGACGCCGCTACCGCTGGACACACGGTCGGATCACCGACTACTGGGACGAGGTCTTCGTCGACGACCCGGCGGTGCTCGCCTCACACGCGGCACTCGACGACCAGTCGGCCTTCCTCGCCGACCTCGGTGCCAGTCGTTCTCCGCGCATGCGGGATGTCCTGGGCACCATCGCCACCGATCAGGACGCGATCATCCGCGCCGGATCGCACGGCGCCCTCGTCGTCGACGGCGGGCCCGGGACCGGCAAGACCGTCGTCGCGCTGCATCGTGCCGCCTACCTCGTCTACGCCGATCCGCGCCTCGCCGGCAATCGGGGCGGGCTGCTCGTCGTCGGGCCCCACCGGCCCTACCTCTCGTATGTCGCCGATGTGTTGCCGAGCCTCGGCGAGGAGAGTGTCCAGACATGCACTCTCGCCGATCTGGTTGCCGAAGGCGATTCGGCGACAACCGAAGCCGACGCCGCCGTCGCACGGTTGAAGTCGTCGGCTCGCATGGTCGAGGCCGTCGAACCGGCGGTCAAGTTCTACGAACAACCACCCACAGCACCCTTTGTCGTCGAAACGCCCTGGGCCGAGACAACTCTGACCCCGACCGACTGGGCGGAGGCCTTCGACGTACCGGAACGCGGCACGGCGCACAACGATGCCCGCGACGAGGTCTGGGAGGAGCTGATGTCGATCATCGCGTCGCGACACGACGACGACGTGCCGCACCACGCGCTGCGTCGTGCACTGTCGGCGAACGACGAACTCGTGACGGCATTCTCGCGAGCGTGGCCGGTGCTCGACGCCGCGGAGATCGTCGGTGACCTGTGGTCGGTGCCGGCCTTCCTCCGCATGTGCGCGCCGTGGCTGTCACCCTACGAGGTCCGCGCACTCCAGCGCAGCAACCCGGACGCCTGGACCGAGGCCGACCTGCCGATCCTCGACCGCGCCCACCGCCGGATCGGCGACCCGGCGGCGTCGGCCCGTCGTCGTAGGCAGCGCTCCGACCGGGAGGCGGAGCGCGAGAAGATCGACCAGGTGGTCGACGACCTGATCGCCGCCGAGGTCCACGACGACGGAGAGGGGTTGATGGCGATGCTGCGACACGAGAACCTGCGCCACAACCTCGGGGACGACCTCGACGGTGAGACCACCGGCCCGCTGGCCGGGCCGTTCGCGCACATCGTCGTCGACGAGGCACAGGAACTGACCGACGCCCAGTGGCAGATGCTGATCGATCGTTGCCCGTCGAAGAGCTTCACCGTCGTCGGCGACCGCGCACAGGCTCGCCGAGGATTCGGCGAGTCCTGGGCCGAGCGACTCGAGCGGGTCGGGTTGAGCGACGTCACAGCGGCGGGACTCACGATCAACTACCGAACCCCCGAGGAGATCATGGACGCTGCTGCACCCGTCATCCGCGCGGTTCTCCCCGACGCGAATGTGCCGACTTCTGTTCGGCGGGCGGACATTCCGGTCACGTACGGCGACCGCGCGGACCTCGACGCGGTGGTCGGCGAGTGGACGTCGACGCATCGAGACGGGATCGCCTGCGTGATCGGCGAACCGGGGTTCGCCGGGACCGACCGCGTGCGGTCGCTCACCCCGACCCTCGCCAAGGGACTCGAGTTCGATCTCGTGGTGCTCGTCGACCCCGACTCCTTCGGCGCGGGCATCGAGGGTGCGGTCGACCGCTACGTGTCGATGACCCGGGCGACCCAGCAGCTGGTGATCCTCCGCGGGTAG